The genome window agcatgtttgttgttgttggtgtgaaCAAATGGGAAGAGTGACAGTTGAGTATGAGGcaatgaaagagaaagaaaaatggAGAAAAACAATGACTCACCAGCTCTCCTCCTGTAAGACAGGAAGAGTGAAGCATTggagaggagtgtgaggaggagggCTATAGACAATGCGATGCAGCCCCAGACAGCAGCTACGGGAGGAGAGGACCGGCTCTCTGCACTGGTGACTAGTAGAACTGAGCCTGCTGGAAACAACAAATCATAGTGCAGCGTACAAACTAGATAACACATTCTTCTTGACATGTTCTAATGAGCAGAGCAGACACTCTTGGTGTATTATTACACAGATGGAGGGTCATGTGTGTCAGCATCTATTGAATGTACCTGTGGTTGAAGTCTGGGTGTTCTGTTCTGCCGTCTCGTTGCCTGCTTGAGATGGAATTCCTGTCAGGGAAATGGAAAAGTCCTAGGGGTGTTAGAGAAATAGAATGTATAACAGATGCATGGCTCACTTCTCCTGAGTAAACAAGGCACTCTTGTTTGAAAGACGGGGAAAAGGTTTGTTTAACAAAAACATTTGCTCAACAATTGAAAATCCAAGAGGAGTTGTGTTTGTCCATCTGTGTATCTAATGATCTACTGAACCAATATCTGACTCTTATTCAAGAGTTAGACATTGCAGTCAGTCATTTGGCAATTACTGCaaggaatgtgtgtgtttctttaaAAAATGTACTTGTAATGTGTAGGACTCCTAGATTGATGGATGTAGCCTTCTGAGTAGGCCTACATAATAAACACTTGAGGTGTTCTGATGTGCATGGTCaacaaatgtgctggttgataaaatacctgtatttatgggaaagatgtttgaaaagggtattttgttcttaaattatattgtgatggtagagttatgtccttcatggagttgttcgggaaggtctgctcaatccaagagtgcaaccaattgattacagcattgccCCAACAATGGAGGAGgcgggtggcagcgggaggaggtagggaactggtctgtctgcccaatataaaggatacaaactggaggaggcaggtggcagtgggaggaggtagggaactggtctgtctgcccaatataaaggatcaaaactggcagGGGAGGCAggtggtctgtctgcccaatataaaggatcaaaactggaggaggcaggtggcagggaactggtctgtctgcccaatataaaggatcaaaactggaggaggcaggtggcagcaggaggaggaagggaactggtctgtctgcccaatataaaggatcaaaactggaggaggcaggtggcagcaggaggaggaagggaactggtctgtctgcccaatctaaaggatcaaaactggaggcaggtggcagtacacatgcatatacacgcatatacacacactcattcaaatgaacgcatacaagaacacacacatacatgtaatagtgccagacatgcacacaaacatataaagtaggcattgctgttatgatttcagttgttcttgatgtcctttgttttaaatgtaatatttaaaaaataaataatttgcaTTGTTGcttgctgttttcttctgtctcttcctctctttctctttagttcattctcttggttgggGGACGAAtagttgagggacagctattggggaattgtggggggatcttggagggttcggatttcacatgattgtgatcatgaaaaaggaaactatgacatatattttatatcactATCATGCACATGTTCCCTCACACATAAGGATGGCTCTGTTGTGgaaagactgatacatgtttgatagtgtcttgatgctgtattgtTTATCCTTCATGTTCTATTACTTTAACACCCCTTGTGTTTTCTGTAATAaataattattttaaaaaaaaattaaaacatcGTCAAAAAAAATTGTTCATTTAGATGCAAGATTTAAAACCCATGGAAGTGCCAAACAACTGTTGTTATGTTGAGGTCAAGGCAGTTTGGATGTTTTCTCACCAAGGAACTCTTGAACTTGGCTCCCAGGTTGAACATCTTTCATTGAGGGTCTTCCTCAGACAGAGCTATGGTTTGACATGTCTACTTTCTGAGTGACATGCATTACTTTGGCCTGTGTGTTTTTGTGCTGCCTGTGTGTTTCATTTTCTTTTCCCGttaataaaaataacaataattaaTATGCAAAGCAGCTGTCTCTTTTCGGCATATGACCTTTCACATCACCTGATCTCTGCATTACTGTAGGAGGATTTGAAGCTTGTTCGTCAGTATCAGTGTTGAGAGTGACTGAGACTCTGCTATCCATTCAGACAGGCTGATAAGGTCACGAGCCAAATCATTCTTGATTCGCAATCATCAGAACCCTGATTGTCGACAGCGTTTAGCATGCTGAAAATCAGCGCTAAGATGATGGGGACTTGGTTCGCCACCAAGACACCGGATGTTCAGTCATGATAATGTGTTTTACATGTTATTACTGCACTATCCGTATTCAGACCGATCTAAGGAGAACATACACACATCATGTAACAGCATAGCTATTTTAAGTAGTGGGCATGACATTGACTTAGCTTCTATtcacatttaaaatgtcattttTAAATGACATGATTGTGAATACAGTAACTGACAATGATAATATTATAGCTACAGGCTTACCTGAACAAACCACTGCAGCGTCCTCTTTGTGTCCACAGTCGTTGACTGTCCCCAGGGAGGGACACTCCCATAGGTTCCTCTCGCTCCCCCCACAGTTCACCTCATCTAAGAGAACCAGACCAACACCCGCTTCAAAGGACCCGTCCTGTCCACTCACATTTAAGGCAGGGCCACAGCCCAATTGGGCACAGACCACGCCCCCATCTCTCAGGTCCCAACTATCGTCACACACCGTTCCCCATTTTTCCTCTCTCCACAACTCCACCCGTCCTTCACAGTGGTGTGAGCCTCCAACCAATCGCACGGCCTGGCGCCCTGAGGAATGGACAGATCAACCAATCAGTTCATAGATAATCAGTTAACCTCAATAGAAGCTGGGCCTCACTCATCATGAAAAAGCAGCTTGAAAATGGAATCGCGCTGGAAGGAGGAACTTGTTGCAAAGCATCCACAAAACACTTGGAGAGCCCATACGATGGCTCTCCATTGCATGCAATTTGCAGGCGTTACTGCAACAACGTGTTTGTGGTTGCTCAAGATGCTTGCCGATCCAAGCATAAGCTTTGCAATGACGGTCTTACCACAGGTTATCTCAGTCAGGTTAGAGCAGTCCGTGTATGAGAGCTCTGTACAGTTCTCCACCAGTAGGTCTCTGTAGACACACTGGCTCAGACACGTTGAGTAGGAGTAGTTTAATGTAGCTGTGCCATTCTGTCGGCGCTCATACACTGCCCCGCAGCTCAGGTTGGTACATATGTCCTCCACCACTTTGGCCCACTCTGCAGACCCAAGGTCAAAGGTCACCGGCCTCCACAGCCCTCGATGGAGCACCTCAACAACCCCAGAGCAGTGCTGAGATAGCCTGGGGGGGTGAGATATggctggagggatggagagatgcaGAATCAATATGAGAGTGAAATACAGATGACTGTTGATATTTCCCCATGTGGTGTagtcacatatacagtacatgttatacagcatagtacacacacatacccagACACATTGAATGCCCTAGCTGTCTGTTGGCCTATCGGTTTCTGTGCTATTTGCAGATGTTCAGCAGAGCAGCCACATCCTGTGAGTCATGTCCTGTGGAAATGTCACTGGGTGGTGAATTCGGAGGGGGACACTGAAGTCGACCAACCTGATTCTAGAAACACCACGGGACCAAATACTCTCAGTGGTTTCAAACCGTATGACACTGGAGCCTTTGGTACTGCATTTCACTCTTCAGTCTTCACTTTTTTCCCTGTTTAAATGTGGTGGATGGAATTGCACTTCATTGAGGTTCAACAAATAGAGAATGAAAACCAGGTTAGTGTAGTATGATTATAACTGAATAACTGATTGATAGTATTTTCCTTAATAATCTGACTCCACTGGACCATTTGATATCCTCTATGACACGAATGACAATTgacccattatttttattttatgtttGTGTGGGTTGTTCCTCCCACTTTGCACTAGTGGAGCCTTGCGCATCACCATCACCCTGGGAACAATTAAAATATTGTCTCACTATGGCTTAATTGCTGGTGACCTGTATCATTATAGTAAAAAAAAAAGCCTTTGCCTCATCTCATTTCGATCTCAGTATAATGACTTGTGAGCAATCAAGTTCTCTGCAGGATCATTGCTTGAGGTTGTGTCTCCTCCCTCTAAGAAGCACACAGACACCTTACCCATTCATCCCTCTATTTTTGCACCTAGCAATTGGACTGGATGGGCACGAGGGATTGGAATTTGGGGTTTAGGAAGGAATGGGGGGTGGTATTCAGAGAGTAAGATCGATGTAGATTGCAGTCGCCTCCGGACCCAAATGAAGCTTGATTGGAGGCTCGGGTTCTGAGGATCTTTTTAGCATAATACCAACCATTTAAATAAAACTGGAACTCACTTAGATTGGATGTCTGCTGCTCATCGGTCTCTCTGGACCCAGAGAAGTTCCCCGGAACAGAGTGGTCTTTATTTAGAAAGGCTGAAAtatgacaaacaacaacaacaaactaagatAAATGACACATTATTGTGGTTATGCGTAGATGGGAGTATTCATGCAACTGTCCAATCAGTTATTTCAGCCTACTTCATATTGCCAATGCTACATGAAGCCCAGGGCACATACATTACAAACAAGTTATTGAATTTGGCTCTAATCAGAATAATCTTTTCCATTTTGTAAACTGTCTGTTGGTGGTATTTCAAGGTGGCTACACAATAGTCCCATTAGACGGATATAATATGGATTCTGTAAATCACTATATTTACACTGGTTTTCACAACAGCTATTATCAACTGCCTCAATTGGTTAATTTAGTTGTTAGATGGGTATGCCATGAATAACATCTGTGGCTCATTGTTGAATTAATCAATGCAGATAATGCATCATCTTTGTCAAGCAAAATAATAGTTTGTTCATGCTTTCATCCCCCGTCACAGCTCTCCTCCTCAGAAAGCAATTCATTGTTCATGCTTTCATCCCCCGTCACAGCTCTCCTCCTCAGAAAGCAATTCATTGTTCATGCTTTCATCCCCCGTCACAGCTCTCCTCCTCAGAAAGCAATTCATTGTTCATGCTTTCATCCCCCGTCACAGCTCTCCTCCTCAGAAAGCAATTCATTGTTCATGCTTTCATCCCCAGTCACAGCTCTCCTCCTCAGAAAGCAATTCATTTTGAACTATCACTTTGTTTATGTATCACTCTGTGACAAACTAGTGAGTCATACAAAAACAATTACGCCTCAGCCAATCATTGTTGACTATTGGTTGATTTGAATTCCCTGCACTTTTATGTTGCTTCAAGCAGCCTTTGAATTTTAGCTCGCTAGTGTTCGATGAATCCTATTGGTTGTTGCAGTAAACACCTTACATTGGGAAGTAAAGTAATCCTCTGTAGGATTGTGCAGCATTTAGCCTACACATAATTGGCATCACTACGGTCAGCCCCTTTTTTGTATGAATATTTTATTATTTGCTTGAACACACCAACACGTGCTGTCAACAAGTAGAATAAAACGACATGCTCTTGTACATTCAGACATGAATAAGAAGCAAAcagaaattcattaaaaaatatgGTGATGTAGAAGCATAATAAAAAACCAAATgtgacagccagaagaggactggccaccccacatatgctctctctaattctctctttctttctctctctctctcggaggacctgagccctaggaccgtgccccaggactacctgacatgatggctccctaggaccgtgccccaggacttgctgtccccagtccacctgactgtgctgctgctccagtttcaactgttctgccttattattattcgaccatgctggtcatttatgaacatttgaacatcttggtcatgttctgttataatctctacccggcacagccagaagaggactgcccaccccacatagcctggttcctctctaggtttcttcctaggttttggcctttctagggagtttttcctagccactgtgcttttacacctgcattgtttgctgtttggggttttaggctgggtttctgtacagcactttgagatatcagctgatgtacgaagggctatataaataaatttgatttgatttgactccaCTGCCGACTATTTTGATGTGCATATCTTCAGTATTATCCAACAACTCATACAAACAATTCTAAAATACATTTGATGCTGTGTTTGATGTACATGAGTACAACCGTCATACTTTCCATCAAAAGAGCCACTGAAAATAATGTAGTTGAATACAATCAAAGTCGAAATATGAACATTCTTTTACAGTGGATTGGTgataaggttccttctattaaagattggcataagatactatttgaattGGTTTcctctggaatatctgacatgtacattgcattctaaaacagaccagttctacaaagtatgggaaccttatctaaattacctagaacctgaggtatcagctattatgctgcaaggattatcttagaatggcggggatc of Oncorhynchus gorbuscha isolate QuinsamMale2020 ecotype Even-year linkage group LG15, OgorEven_v1.0, whole genome shotgun sequence contains these proteins:
- the LOC123997790 gene encoding T-cell differentiation antigen CD6-like isoform X2 is translated as MELFRTTILLPVLVLSQAFLNKDHSVPGNFSGSRETDEQQTSNLTISHPPRLSQHCSGVVEVLHRGLWRPVTFDLGSAEWAKVVEDICTNLSCGAVYERRQNGTATLNYSYSTCLSQCVYRDLLVENCTELSYTDCSNLTEITCGRQAVRLVGGSHHCEGRVELWREEKWGTVCDDSWDLRDGGVVCAQLGCGPALNVSGQDGSFEAGVGLVLLDEVNCGGSERNLWECPSLGTVNDCGHKEDAAVVCSGIPSQAGNETAEQNTQTSTTGSVLLVTSAESRSSPPVAAVWGCIALSIALLLTLLSNASLFLSYRRRAALLVHQRQDGRLLSIQSQHTDRGERVNLLTVTTDTADYIRVLDNGVSTSREPCETTQTAETSDAPEKYNIVAETINGIERKNPATQSLHSLVSSSTSSGECYENIETLEKELLDSGPDLRETALTDLICGREPSLGSSSSTSSGESYYNVGMAVEQHLQSENTYTHSPVQSTSAHQDQQQPVNSNFHLLSSQNQEDSSSSSSSELYENIEVQDEEGIGDVTVKEVPDQSLSDSDYDDITNY
- the LOC123997790 gene encoding T-cell differentiation antigen CD6-like isoform X1, producing the protein MELFRTTILLPVLVLSQAFLNKDHSVPGNFSGSRETDEQQTSNLTISHPPRLSQHCSGVVEVLHRGLWRPVTFDLGSAEWAKVVEDICTNLSCGAVYERRQNGTATLNYSYSTCLSQCVYRDLLVENCTELSYTDCSNLTEITCGRQAVRLVGGSHHCEGRVELWREEKWGTVCDDSWDLRDGGVVCAQLGCGPALNVSGQDGSFEAGVGLVLLDEVNCGGSERNLWECPSLGTVNDCGHKEDAAVVCSGIPSQAGNETAEQNTQTSTTAGSVLLVTSAESRSSPPVAAVWGCIALSIALLLTLLSNASLFLSYRRRAALLVHQRQDGRLLSIQSQHTDRGERVNLLTVTTDTADYIRVLDNGVSTSREPCETTQTAETSDAPEKYNIVAETINGIERKNPATQSLHSLVSSSTSSGECYENIETLEKELLDSGPDLRETALTDLICGREPSLGSSSSTSSGESYYNVGMAVEQHLQSENTYTHSPVQSTSAHQDQQQPVNSNFHLLSSQNQEDSSSSSSSELYENIEVQDEEGIGDVTVKEVPDQSLSDSDYDDITNY